One Nasonia vitripennis strain AsymCx chromosome 1 unlocalized genomic scaffold, Nvit_psr_1.1 chr1_random0005, whole genome shotgun sequence genomic window carries:
- the LOC116415819 gene encoding putative nuclease HARBI1: MIENEGRYYLLGDNGYTPSPILLTPIVDAPEGSLEAAYTHEHVSTRCKVEQCFGILTRVWLVISTARKLFYSPEKVTRIIIACAILHNYRKLNGMLDYLPPLQPEDENVQVHHRGNDDQAGLQERNNIINLMYN; this comes from the exons ATGATTGAAAATGAAGGACGATATTATCTCCTGG GTGATAATGGCTACACACCTTCTCCAATCTTACTAACTCCAATAGTTGACGCACCAGAAGGATCACTAGAAGCTGCTTATACCCACGAGCACGTATCAACAAGATGTAAAGTTGAACAATGTTTTGGAATCTTGACTCGTGTTTGGCTCGTTATTAGCACAGCACGAAAATTGTTCTACTCTCCAGAGAAAGTTACCAGAATAATTATTGCATGTGCAATTTTACACAATTATCGCAAACTAAATGG GATGTTAGATTATCTGCCACCATTACAACCAGAGGACGAAAATGTTCAAGTTCATCATCGAGGAAATGATGATCAAGCTGGATTACAAGAAAGAAATAACATCATCAACTTGATGTATAATTG A